The DNA sequence aagatgaacaatagtTGCACGTAGAAGATGAACAAAACTTACTAGGCTAAGGTTTCAATTCTAAATGAGGGtaaaaaatggattttcagTAAAGTTTTGAGGGCAAAATAGGTAACtagttaatttttattaatgggCCTTTAGTATTTCGAAAATGTTAAAAACCCAATACTGGTCCCTACTGCCAGCATTGTGCTTTTAGCTTTTTCAAGGTTGGCATTTGGCACAATGCCCTTTCAAAAAACTTGCCAAACACCTTGGCATTTTCCCAAGCCCAAAGCCCCttgaaaatgctgaaccaaGCACACCTAAGCCCTTAACATTGCAAAATCAAAGAGTAGAATCATGCGACTAAGAACCTGCGAAAACCCTAAAGTCATCGTAACTTCAAaacgagtttttttttccttgttaggAAAAAGGATGGTATCACCACAATTTCAGTATGGCCGGTGGTGTGCGAGGCTCCGTCATCGCCTTTGCTGGGTGAGGTCGAACCGAGCGATGGCAAGGCTCGGCCGTTGTCATCGTTAGGCGAGGCCGAACTCGCCCAACCATGGGATGGCTTAGCCTCGTCCACCGGCGGCAACGCTAGTGGCCGGATTGGTCCTTACCGGCCTTCAACTCCGGCCGGTCGCCAAAGATGGAGAAAGAAGAtgagcaatgaaaaaaaaaaaggacatgaactgaaaataaaaaatgaaaatattaaaatactactAAAAATTACCCATCGGCGTCTTTGGGTTCACGTCAACGCCAGTCGGCCAAAGttggttggatggattgaattgaccaaaatgtaaatggtttagggctaaattgacacaaaatttttttttatgactaaattggcaataatacaaaaggtttaggactgagtgagaaaaattaaaagacttgagactgaattagcaaaaatataataattttaggacttttttggcaattagaGAGGATGAGTTTGGAACTCGCTCTCTCTAACTCTAGATTCTAAAAGTGCAACGTCGACCCCGACAAGCAAGTCGGATGTCGCATATGGTTGTTTTGTTCCGCCGTTTTGTCATTTGGTAAACGCAATTTGTCGTACCAAGGTTTAGGCGAATAGTTCAATACGTGAGTCATATTCACCTATTTAGCGAGCCATTCGGTTTATAAGTTCATTTTGTGAAGTTCCTGCGTTAATTTTTCCCCGACAAACATGGCTGCCTCGCGAATTGTAGTTGAGATTTTTCCCGCCAAGAACCGAGCTGGCCATTCTTGAAATTTTAGTCAAGTTCTTGCCGTTGATCTCCAGAGGTAACGGCTTCATCAGTTCATCACTCTGTCTGAAATCATCAAAAGCCGATCGGTATTTACCCAAAGTTTCAAGCTTTTTTATCTCCCATTCCTTTTCGACACAGCGAATGGGAAGGAACAGCATGGCAAGCTTGAAGAAAACCTCATCTTCAGTCGCTTCTCTGGTCCGATTCACCTTCTTCAGCTCGCTCTCTGCTCTCGAAATTCAATCATCGAATGGCTCAATTCCCTCCTCGACATCTCCTCACAAGTCAAGCCCGAAAACCCGTAAAGCACAAAATGGTTCCATCAGTGGCTCAACGTACTCATATTACATTAATCTCTTAAAGTCTTGCATCGCCCAAAATGCGTTGGGTCCTGGCAAACAACTTCATGCCCACTTGTACTTGCTCGGACTGGGGTTTGATCCCAGCATAGCGACCAGATTGGTCCATCTTTACTGTGATTGCAACGCCTTGCGTCATGCCCACCTCCTGTTTGATAGAATCCCCAAGAGAAACAATTTTCTTTGGAATATCTTGATTAGGGGCTACGCATGGAATGGGCCTTACGAGGCTGCAACAATGCTTTACTACCAAATGCTTGAACATGCGCTCGTGCCTGATAACTATACGTTTCCCTTTGTGCTCAAAGCATGCTCAGCACTTTCTGCAATTGAACTGGGGAGAGAGATTCATGAGCATGTTAAGAATACTGTGTGGGAAAAGGATGCTTTTGTGGGTGCAGCACTGATTGACATGTATGCGAAGTGTGGTTGTGTGGAGGATGCTCGTGCAGTTTTTGACGTGATTCTCGAAAGAGATGTGATATTGTGGAATTCAATGCTTGCCGCCTACTCCCACAATGGTTGCTCATATGAGTCACTTGCTTTGTGCCGTGAAATGGCGTTGGCAGGAATAAGGGCAAGTGAAGGCACACTTGTCACTACAATATCAGCTTCAGCTGACATTGCTGTTCTTCCCCAAGGAAGGGAGCTGCACGGTTTGAGTTGGAGATGTGGTTTTGACTCTAATGACAGGGTGAAAACTGCTTTTGTACATATGTATGCTAAGTGCGGTTCAGTCAAGGTAGCCAGGACTTTGTTTGGGCTTCTTAAGGGTAGAGACGTTGTCTCGTGGAATGCCATGATTAGTGGGTACGCCATGCACGGTTATGCCGCAGAAGCATTGAATTTATTTGAAGAAATGCGAGAACAATCTTTCCCTGATTACATTACTTTTGTTGGTGTACTGACTGCTTGCAGCCATGGTGGCTTGCTCAATGAAGGTTGGAAGTTCTTTGAGTTGATGGAGAGGAATTATAATATAGAACCAACAGTCCAGCATTACACTTGCATGGTTGATCTCCTTGGTCACTGCGGTCGATTGGATGAAGCACGGAACCTCATAAGGCAAATGAAAGTAATTCCTGATTCTGGTGTGTGGGGTGCTCTACTGAATTCATGTAAAATTCATGGCGAAATGGAGTTAGCTGAACTAGCTCTAGAGAAGCTGATCGAACTGGAACCTGATGATGCTGGCAACTATGTGATTTTATCTAATATATATGCTCAGGCAGGGAAATGGGGAAAAGTAGTGAATCTCAGAAACTCAATGACAAACAGGGGAATCAAGAAAAGTGTTGCATATAGCTGGATTGAAGTGAAAAACCAAGTCCACTCGTTTCTTACAGGAGACACTTCCCATCccatgtatgatgaaatttatGCTGAACTGAAGAGGGTAGAAGGATTGATTAAAGAAGCTGGCTATGTCCCAGATACTGTACCTGTTTTCCATGATGTAGAGGATGATGAGAAAACTCATATGATATGCAGTCACAGCGAGAGGCTAGCAATTGCATTTGGACTCATTACTACTCCACCTGGGTATAGGCTTCTAATAACCAAGAATCTCCGAGTGTGCGAGGACTGCCATGTCGCCATTAAATTTATCTCGAAAGTCACAGACAGGGAGATCACCATTAGAGATGTGAATCGCTACCATCATTTCAAGAATGGAAGTTGTTCTTGTGGTGACTGCTGGTAACCACGGCCAGAGGTCCGTACAATTTCACAGCATGACATTTATTGCCTAGAAGAGCATCACTCGAATCGGGAGAGCATTGGATCATTGTGAAGACTGTGCTGGACCAAATTTGCAGGATAATGGAATTATCTTGCCGATAGAGTTCAAAATATTGACCGGAAAATGAGATGTTTATCGAGAGCAATTCCAGAATATTCATTTGAAGTGCTGGAGCCGAAGATAAGCATCGTTTCAGTGGGTGCATGATTACATCCCACAAATCCAATATCTCTAATTTGGGGAACAAACGTAGGTTTCCTAGTAAATTTGGGGTATGGCATTCAGCAAGAATTCGTGTGTGGCCCGG is a window from the Rhodamnia argentea isolate NSW1041297 chromosome 8, ASM2092103v1, whole genome shotgun sequence genome containing:
- the LOC115738122 gene encoding pentatricopeptide repeat-containing protein At4g21065-like, whose amino-acid sequence is MGRNSMASLKKTSSSVASLVRFTFFSSLSALEIQSSNGSIPSSTSPHKSSPKTRKAQNGSISGSTYSYYINLLKSCIAQNALGPGKQLHAHLYLLGLGFDPSIATRLVHLYCDCNALRHAHLLFDRIPKRNNFLWNILIRGYAWNGPYEAATMLYYQMLEHALVPDNYTFPFVLKACSALSAIELGREIHEHVKNTVWEKDAFVGAALIDMYAKCGCVEDARAVFDVILERDVILWNSMLAAYSHNGCSYESLALCREMALAGIRASEGTLVTTISASADIAVLPQGRELHGLSWRCGFDSNDRVKTAFVHMYAKCGSVKVARTLFGLLKGRDVVSWNAMISGYAMHGYAAEALNLFEEMREQSFPDYITFVGVLTACSHGGLLNEGWKFFELMERNYNIEPTVQHYTCMVDLLGHCGRLDEARNLIRQMKVIPDSGVWGALLNSCKIHGEMELAELALEKLIELEPDDAGNYVILSNIYAQAGKWGKVVNLRNSMTNRGIKKSVAYSWIEVKNQVHSFLTGDTSHPMYDEIYAELKRVEGLIKEAGYVPDTVPVFHDVEDDEKTHMICSHSERLAIAFGLITTPPGYRLLITKNLRVCEDCHVAIKFISKVTDREITIRDVNRYHHFKNGSCSCGDCW